The following nucleotide sequence is from Flavobacterium sp. N1736.
AAAAAAATCCTGGTACTGACTAATATCGTGCATAATAAAATTCTGATTATCGAAGCTCAAAGATACAACTCAAATATGAATTATTAGTTTCAAAGTTTTAAAGGAATGCAGTTTCCATTTCGTTTCCATAAAAAGAAAAGCGAAAGCCTTTATTTTTAGGAAGTTAGAATTATTTTTGAAAAAACTTGGAAACTTTTTTGGTGTTTAGAGTTTCCTGTCTATATTTGCACTTTCAAAATGGAAACTTATAACACTTAAAAAGTTTCCATGGAGAGTTTGAGTAATTTATAAACTCATAAAATAAGATACTTATGATAACAACGTGGACCATAGATTCTAATCAATCAGATGTTTTAATTAAAATGAGACATTCTATAATCGCTTATTTGGGGGGAACTACCAACAAATTTGATGGTTATGTTAATATTGAAGACAATGAAATTGAAGATGCTTCGGTTGAGTTTTCATTGGATATAAATAATAAGGCTGATAGTTTTCAGCAAATTGATACGCATTTACAATTGAATGATTTGTTTAATGTAAACGAACATCCGATTATTAGTTTTAAATCGACTTCTTTTCAGAAATTAAATAATAATATCAATTTCTTCAAAGGTGATTTAACAATAAAAGATGTAACTAAAGTGGTAGAACTTGATGCTGAGTTTATTGGAATCAATTCTTATAACGGGGAGCGAAAAGTAGCTTTTGAAATTAAAGGCGATATTAAACGTCAGGATTTTGGATTAGACTACAATTCATACAATCACAACGGCGGATTGGCGCTTGGAAAAGATATTAAGCTAATAGCAAATCTGGAATTTAGCATATAATTCTTATACAAGGAATAAATTAATGTAAAATTATTACAAAATAGCGGAAACTATTTTTTTTAAAACGAGTTTCCGAATTATATTTGTAAGGCAATTTGAAAATTAAGATGAAAGAAAAAATCATAGCAAAAGCAAGCGATTTATTTTTAAAGTTAGGCTTTAAAAGTGTGACGATGGATGATATTGCAGGTGAAATGTGTATTTCAAAAAAAACGATTTACAAATATTTTTGTAATAAAGAGGTTTTAATTGAAGAAAGTACTTCGATGGTTCACAGACAAGTACACGAAATTATTGACTCTATCGTAGCGAAGAATCACAACGCGATTCAGGAAAATTTTGAAATTAGAGAAATGTTCAGAGACATGTTTAAAAACAATATTGATACGTCTCCTATTTATCAGTTAAAAAAACATTATCCGGAAATATATCAAAATGTATTGTCACACGAAATCGATCAGTGTACGCAATATTTTACAGAAAATATACAAAAAGGAATTCGGGAGAAACTGTATCGCCCGGAATTAAACATAGAGATTTATGTGAAATTTTATTACACTTTAATTTTTCACATTAACGAAAACACGATTTCAGAGAGAGAAGCGCAAGAAATTGAATTAGAAGCTTTGGAATATCACACCAGAGCAATGGCAACACCAGATGGAATACTAGAATTAGAAAAACAACTTAAAAAAATTATTACTTAATCATCAATCTATGAAACGAATAATTCTTATATTTTTGTGTACAATTGGCTTGACTGTCAACGCACAAGTCCAAACCTTAACCCTGAAAGATGCTCTTACGTATGCGCTTCAAAACAAAGCGGATGCGAAAAAATCTAAATTGGAGGTTGAAAATAGCGAGTATAAAATTCAGGAAATACGTTCAAGAGCGTTGCCTCAAATTTCTGCAAACGGAAATTTAACGTACAATCCGGTAATTCAGACAACAGTTATTGACGGAGCAGGATTTGGTCAGCCGGGAACTACAATTCAGGCGGCATTTGGTCAAAAATGGACATCAAATGCAGGAGTTTCTTTAACTCAGGCAATCTTTGATCAATCTGTTTTTACAGGATTAAGAGCAGCGAAATCAACACGTGAATTTTATCAAATAAACGATCAGTTAACAGAAGAACAAGTTATTGAAAGAGTTGCAAATAACTACTATTCTGTTTATGTGCAAAAAGAAAGACTGGTTCTTTTAGACAGCAATTACGTAAATACTACAAAGGTTCGTGATATTGTAAAAGGACAGTTTGACAATGGTTTGGCTAAAAAAATTGACTTAGATCGTATCGTTGTAAAAATGTCTAATATCGATACAGAACGTCAGCAAATTAAAAATCAAATTACTTTACAGGAAAATGCTTTGAAGTTTTATATGGGAATGCCTATTGAAACTCAAATTGATATGCCAAAAGAAGAATTTGAAGTTGTTCCGGCTGCTTTAACAGAAGTTCCAAATGTAGAAAACAGAACAGAATATTTGCTTTTGAAAAAACAAGAAGAACTTTTAGTATTTAATAAGAAAGCGGTTGAAGCAGGATATTACCCAACACTTTCATTAACTGCAGGATACAATTATATTGGTCAGGGACCACAAATGCCTTGGTTTGCAAAACCTTCAGATGGTGTTTATTGGTCTGATTACTCTTCAATTGGATTGAATTTACATGTACCAATTTTTACAGGTTTTGGAACTCGCGCTAAAGTAAGACAAGCCGATGTAGAAATCAGATCGCTTCAGGAAGACATTAAAGACACCAAACTTTCTCTTGATTTAGATTATAGAAATGCAATGGCTCAAATCGAGAATAACCTTGTAACGATCAATAATCAGAAAGAAAATATGCAATTGGCATCTGAAATTTTAAGCAATACAAAAAACAATTACCTTCAGGGATTAGCATCTTTAACAGATCTGTTAGATGCTGAAAATGCATCACTTGAAGCTCAAAATAATTACACAAGAGCAGTTTTAAATTATAAAATTGCCGAAGTATCACTAATCAAATCAAAAGGCGAACTAAAAACTCTTATTAAATAACTAATTACAATGAAGAAAACTATTATAACAATCGTAGTCATAATCGCAGCATTAGCTCTGATTGGATTTATCTTAAATAATAATAAGAAAGAGAATAAAGCAAAAACAGATGTCGTTGCAGAGAAAAATGCTGCAGTTTCGGTAAAAGTAACTCCTGTAAAAACAGAAGAGATTTCTTTGGACTTTGTGGCAAACGGAAACTTTCAGCCTATTCAGGAATTAACGTTCTCTGCTGAAAAATCTGGAAAAGTAATCAGTGTTTTGGCTAAAGAAGGAGATTACGTAAGAGTAGGTCAAACTTTATTGACAGTAAGAGGAGATGTAATTAATGTTAGTGCACAACAAGCTCAGGCAGTTTATCAAAATGCAAAATCTGATTATGCGAGATATGAAAATGCTTTTAAAACCGGTGGTGTTACAAAACAACAATTAGATCAGGCAAAATTAGCATTAACAAACGCACAATCGAGCTTAACACAAGCAAACATTAATGTTGGAGATACTAAAGTAAAAGCTCCTATAAACGGATTTATCAATAAAAAATATATTGAACCGGGATCTATTTTAGCAGGAATGCCGGCAACTGCATTATTTGATATTGTAAATGTTTCTAAACTTAAACTAGTAGTTACAGTAAACGAAACTCAGGTTGCAAGTTTAAAAGTAGGTAACCAGATTAAAGTGACTGCAAGTGTTTATCCTGATAAAACTTTTTCCGGAAAAATTACTTTTATTGCTTCAAAAGCAGATGAGTCTTTGAATTTTCCTGTTGAAATTGAAATCGCAAACAATGCAAATAACGACCTGAAAGCAGGTATGTACGGAACTGCAAATTTTGCATCAAACCAACAAAAACAAAACCTTATGGTTGTACCTAGAAATGCATTCGTAGGTAGTGTGAGCAGCAACGAGATTTTTGTAGTTGAAAAAGGTATTGCTAAATTAAGAAAAGTAACTGCTGGAAGAATTTTAGGTGATAAAGTAGAAATTATCAATGGATTATCTGACGGAGAAACTGTAATTATTACAGGTCAAATTAACTTACAAGACGGTAATACAGTAGAAATTATTAAATAATTTAAAGCATTAAGCAATACGCGATTAGCATTAAGCTTATTGCCTAAAGCCTACAGCCTAAAGCAAAAAATATGAAATTAGCCGAAATATCCATAAAACGTCCGTCGTTAGTAATTGTATTGTTTACAATTCTAACACTTGGTGGATTGTTCAGTTACAGCCAATTAGGTTATGAGCTGATCCCGAAATTTGAACAAAACGTTATTACAATTTCTACTATTTATCCGGGAGCTTCTCCAAGTGAGGTAGAAAATACAGTAACCAAGAAAATTGAAGATGCGATTGCATCCCTAGAGAATGTTAAAAAAATTGACTCTAAATCGTACGAAAGTTTGTCTATCGTTTCGATTACTTTGACATCAAATGCAAAGGTCGATTTCTCTTTGAATGATGCACAGCGTAAAATAAACGCGATCATTAGTGATTTGCCTGATGATGTTAAAACACCGGCTCTGACCAAGTTCTCGCTGAGTGATTTACCAATTATGACGCTTGGTGCCAATGGAAAAATGGATGAAGCAGAATTTTATGACTTAATTGACAAAAAAATTGCTCCTATTTTATCTCGTGTACAAGGTGTTGCTCAGGTAAATATTATTGGTGGTTCTGAGCGTGAAATTCAGGTAAATCTTGACGCTGTAAAAATGCAGGGTTACGGATTATCTGTTCCGCAGGTACAACAAAATATATTGACTTCGAATTTGGATTTCCCAACAGGAAACATCCAGACTCGTAATCAAAAGATATTAATTCGTTTAGCGGGTAAATATAAAAGTGTTGAAGAATTAAGAAACTTAGTAGTTTCTTCTCAAAACGGAATCCAAATTCGTTTGGGTGAAATTGCAGATGTTCAGGATACTCAAAAAATCGCTGAAAAAATATCACGTGTAGATCAAAAAAGTGCCATTGTTTTGCAAATCGTAAAACAATCTGATGCAAATGCGGTTGCGGTAAGTGAGCAATTATTAAAAACAATTGCAACTCTTGAAAAAGATTATTCAAAAAATAAATTAAAATTAGAAGTTGCAAAAGACAGTACCATTTTTACTCTTGAAGCGGCAGATTCTGTAGTTCACGATTTATTAATTGCGGTAGTTCTGGTAGCATTTGTAATGTTGTTTTTCCTTCATAGTATTAGAAACTCATTGATTGTAATGGTGTCTATTCCGGCATCGTTAATTGCTACTTTTATTGGTATTTATTTAATGGGATATACCCTGAACTTAATGAGTTTATTAGGTTTATCTCTTGTGGTTGGTATTCTGGTCGATGATGCGATTGTGGTCCTCGAGAATATTTACCGACATATGGAAATGGGTAAAAGCCGAATTCGTGCATCTTATGATGGAACTGCAGAAATTGGCGGAACTGTAACTTCGATTACCCTGGTAATTGTGGTGGTATTCTTGCCTATTGCAATGAGTTCGGGATTGGTATCTAATATTATTACACAATTTTGTGTAACGGTAATTATTTCAACGATGCTTTCGCTTTTAGCTTCGTTTACAATTATTCCTTGGTTATCATCCCGTTATGGTAAATTAGAGCACATTGAAGGAAAGAATTTATTTGGAAGAATTATTCTTGGTTTCGAAAGTTATCTGACACGTTTTACAAACTGGGTTTCTGAATTGTTAACTTGGTGTTTAGATCATTATATTAAAACTATTATCGTTGTTGTTGTATTATTTTTCGCTTCAACAATTGGATTAATGGGTGGTGGTTTCATTGGTGGAGAGTTCTTTGCTTCTTCTGATAGTGGGGAGTTTCTTGTTCAAATTGAAATGCCAAAAGATGCTTCGTTAGAACAAACGAACTTCATGACACAAAAAGCAGAAGCTTATTTGAAAGCGCAGGAATATGTTCATAGTCAAATTACTACGGTAGGACAAACCAGTGAAGGTTTTGGAGCATCGCAGGCAACGGCTTATAAAGCAGAGATTGACGTAAAAATGATCGAACAAAAAGATCGTACGGATGATGCTAACGTTTACGCAGCAAAAATCAAGCGTAAACTTGAAAAAGTATTGGTTGGAGCAAAAGTAAAAACGGTTCCGGTTGGTATTTTAGGAACTGCCGAAGATGCCACTTTAGGATTAATTGTAACTGGTCCTTCTACGGAAGCTGCAATGAAATTTGCAAAATTAGCAGAGGCTGAATTACGTACAATTCCCGGAACAACGGAGATTAAATTAACGGTTGAAGACGGAAATCCTGAAATTAACGTTAAGGTAGATCGTGATAAAATGGCTGCTTTAGGATTAACACTTCAAACAGTTGGTTTAACCATGCAAACTGCTTTTAGTGGTAACACTGACGGTAAATACAGAGCTGGTGAATACGAATACGATATCAACATTAGATATAATGCATTTGACAGAAAAAGTATTACAGATGTTAGTAATTTGATTTTTGTAAATGCGGCAGGTCAGCAAATTAAATTATCTCAATTTGCAGATATTACAGAAGGTGCAGGACCTAGCCAGTTAGAGCGTAGAGATAAATCTGCTTCGGTAACTGTAAAAGGACAAAATGTTGGGGTTCCTTCAGGAACAATTGTACAACAATGGCAGGTTAAATTAGATAAACTTGAAAAACCGGCTGGAGTAAACTATATCTGGGGTGGTGATCAGGAAAACCAAAGTGAAGGTTTTGGTACTTTAGGAATCGCTTTATTGGCCGCTATTATCTTGGTTTACCTTGTAATGGTTGGACTTTATGATAGTTTTGTTCACCCGTTTGTGGTATTGTTTGCAATTCCGCTTTCGTTTATTGGAGCGATGTTAGCATTAGCTTTAACAAATAACTCATTGAACATTTTTACCATTTTAGGTATTATCATGTTGATTGGTCTGGTGTGTAAGAATGCGATCATGCTTGTCGATTATACCAACCAAAGAAGAGCAGCAGGAGAATCAATCAGAACGGCATTAATTCAGGCGAATCACGCTCGTTTACGTCCGATTTTGATGACTACTATTGCGATGGTATTTGGTATGTTCCCAATTGCATTGGCATCTGGAGCAGGAGCTGAGTGGAAAAACGGATTGGCTTGGGTAATTATCGGAGGATTAATTTCTTCTTTATTCCTAACCTTGATCGTAGTTCCTGTAATTTATAATATCATGGAAAAAATAATTGCCAGAGTTAGCAAAGGAGAAAAAATCGATTACGAAGCTGAAATGGTTGCAGATTATGTACCGGCAGAAGTTAGTGAAGATGGTTTTAATCCTAAACATACCCATTAATTGTTGATTTGATTTTAGAATGAAAAAATCCCAAATTCCGTAAGGAGTTTGGGATTTTTGATTTATAAGAAGTTCCTAAATTGGAATTTAGTATTCTTTATTTCTTCACAATTTTAATCGTTTTAACTTGTCCTTCCGATTTTACTTTTAAGAAATAAAACCCGGACGAAACATTCGATAAATCAATTTCAGATTGTGTGTTATTGATTTTCTTCGCCAAAATAGATTTTCCTGAAACAGAAATTATTTCAACCTCATCAATATTCGAAGTATTGCTAATACTTAAAGTATGCTCAACAGGATTTGGATAATAGGCGAAATTAGGCAAAACAAAATCCGGTGTAGAAAGTGAACCTTTTACTTTTGCCGTAACCGCAAGACGTTCCGGGCTTTCTATTCCGTTTATGGTTTGTGATGCATAATAGGTCGTTCCATCAACTAAAATGGTTGATAAAGGCAAAGAAGCATCAGCAGATTTATTTGTTTTTCCGGCTAAAGAACTTGTACTATACCATTTAATATTTTGACCCTGAACAACAAGATCACCTAAAGTTTGTCCAGCTGTAAATTCAATAGTAGTTGTGTTTTTACCATCAATTAAAGGTGCTGGCGGATCGATAGAAACATTGATTGCCAGAGCACAGCCATTTTGATCTCTTACAAGTACTTGATGAATGCCATAAGATACATTTGTAAAAATATTATTTGTTTGATAACCTAGCCAGTCCAAACTATAATCGTATGATCCATTTCCTCCGGTAGTATGAACAGTTATTTTTTGATCATCTACAACGAGCGTAGCAAATAACATTGCAGGCTCTGTGATATATACTTCTACTGACATAATACAGGCACTATTAGCATCTGTGGTGGTTACTGTGTAAGATCCTGCGCTAAGATTACTAAAAATAGTATTGATTGAATTGGGAATAATTATCATTCCATTTTTAGAAAGAGAATAAGTGTATAATCCTGAACCTCCGGCAGCATTAATTGCTATTGATCCGCTATTGTCTCCATAACAATTTGCATCTGTATGATATACGTTTACAGTTAATGGTGTTAAAGGCGAAATAGTTACAGATAATGAAGTTACATAGCCTGAAGTATCTCGTGTGTCTATATGGTAAACTCCCGGATATAAATTGTTAAAAACATTATTTGATGTATACGGCTGACTATTAAAAGAATATTCATAAGGAGCTATTCCGCCAATTGCCTTAACAGTGATCGAACCTTTCTCATTTATGCAAGAAACCGGAGTAACAGTCGCAATTGAAGTTAAAACTGCAGGCGCTGCAATAGTTACACGCATTAGCATTGAAGAACAACCTTTGGCATCTTTAACAATTACACCATAAGTTCCGGGTGCGAGATTATTAAAAATCGAAGAAGTTTGTTCTGGAACTAATACTACATTGTTACTGTTTAAAAGGGAATAAGTATATGGAGCAGTTCCACCGCTTGCACTCATTGTTATACTTCCATCATTACTATTCGTAGTTGTAGTATTTGTAACCGTCAAAAGTGTACTTACCGGTAAAGTAGAAAAAGTTATTGTAATGTATGTTGATGCAATACAACCATTATTATCTTTTACAAATAAAGTATAACCTCCCGGAGACAATTCATTTGTATTTACAGCAGAAAAAGTATTTCCTCCTGTAAAAGAATACGTATAAGGAGACTGACCTCCGGTTGCATTCATAGTTACAGAATCTTTACCTCCACAAACTGCGGCTTGGGTAACAATTGCATTTACAACTAACGAAGCAGGTGATTCTATAACTAAAGATGTAGTAAAAAGACATCCGTTAGCATCTTTAACGTTAACAATATGTGTTCCGGGCGCTGCACCAAAAAACATATTACTCGCCTGAAAATTATTTATACTATTTGCTGAATATTGATAGGGAGCCTGACCGCCACTTGCTGTAATTGTTATGGTCGAATCATAATTTATAGAGCAATTTGTGATTGGTGTATTTGTAACTGCAGCAGTTAAAGGAATATAAGGCGCTATTGTTATTGTATTTGTAACTGAGACTGAATTTACAGCATCTTTTACAGTTACAAAATAAGATCCTTCTGTTAGATTATTAAAAACATTGCTCGCTTGATAAGGTCCTCCGTTTATAGAATAAGTGTAAGGAGATTGTCCGCCAATGCCGGTAACCGTAATTGTTGCAGCACCATTACAATCTAAATTTTTCAAAATAGCCGTTGTTAGCCCAGGTGGAATTGTCGCTATCATCGTTATTTCACAGCCCTGTGCATCTTTCACTTTTACAGTGTAGGCTCCGGCAGTTAAACCTGTAAAAACATTACTTGTCACATAATGAATTCCATCTAAAGAATATTTATAAGGAGCTACTCCTCCTTGTGGACTATTAATGGTTATTGTTTGTCCTTCTACTGTAAAACTGGCAGTAATAGGAAGCGGGTTTGTTATCGTATATATTAATTCTGAGATACAACCGTTAGCATCCTTTACTTTGATACTATAAGTACCGGAATAAAGATTAGTAAAAACATTGCTGGCGATGTAAGTGTTATTATTTATTGAATATTGATATGGAGCCTGTCCTCCCGTTACACTTACCGTTATGGATCCGTCTTTTGAACCATAACACATTGCATTTGTTCCGGTTGCAGTAATATTTGGACCACTGCCTACTGATTTGACCTCGACATTTGATGTGTACGTCAAACATTCATTAGCATCCTTAGTGTAAACGGTATATATGCCCGGACTAAGATTAGTAAATACATTTTTGGCTTCATAACCACCATTGGTTATAGAATAAGTATATGGAGGAATACCTCCGGTTGCACTTGCCGTGATAGTTCCGGTATTACTAGTGCAGGCTGCGGGAGTAGATGTTGCAGATATAATTATACTTGTGGGCTGAACAATTTCTATTTGTGTTATTTCTGTAGAACAGCTATGTTCGTCTGTAATTCGGATACCGTAAGTTCCTGGTTTTAATCCGCCAAAACCAGTATTCAAATAAGAATTTTTATAACTTTTTAATACAGTTCCTGTGCTATTTAAAAGAGAATAGGTATAAGGAGCAGTACCACCTTGAAAATTTGCCGTTATTTCTCCATTATCTCTTCCAATACAATTGACATCTTTTTTAGCATGATCAGTGATAGAAAGCGGCAAATAAGGATTAACAGTCACATCTCCGGAGGCTACACAGCCTAAAGCATCTTTAACAAAAAATGTATAAGTACCGGGAACGACATCTGTAATGGTCGAAGTATCGTTAAAAGTAATATTATCAGATGAAAACTGAATGGGTTGTTTTCCTCCTAATCCGGTTATGTACACAGTTGCCTTTTCATTACTACAAGTAATTGGCTTAACTCCGGAGCTAAAAATAAAAATAGGACTTACAATTACATTAAAATAATTCGTTGTAACAGTTCCGTTATTATTAATTCTTGCATAAATAGTTTTAGAACTTGCAGCAGTTAGCGTACTTGCAGCGACTACATAATTAGTTGGGCTTGCAATTGCATTCAAATTATTTTGAGCATCTGTT
It contains:
- a CDS encoding TolC family protein, yielding MKRIILIFLCTIGLTVNAQVQTLTLKDALTYALQNKADAKKSKLEVENSEYKIQEIRSRALPQISANGNLTYNPVIQTTVIDGAGFGQPGTTIQAAFGQKWTSNAGVSLTQAIFDQSVFTGLRAAKSTREFYQINDQLTEEQVIERVANNYYSVYVQKERLVLLDSNYVNTTKVRDIVKGQFDNGLAKKIDLDRIVVKMSNIDTERQQIKNQITLQENALKFYMGMPIETQIDMPKEEFEVVPAALTEVPNVENRTEYLLLKKQEELLVFNKKAVEAGYYPTLSLTAGYNYIGQGPQMPWFAKPSDGVYWSDYSSIGLNLHVPIFTGFGTRAKVRQADVEIRSLQEDIKDTKLSLDLDYRNAMAQIENNLVTINNQKENMQLASEILSNTKNNYLQGLASLTDLLDAENASLEAQNNYTRAVLNYKIAEVSLIKSKGELKTLIK
- a CDS encoding T9SS type A sorting domain-containing protein, coding for MKKTLLFFLLLFTTIFYAQVSNIEHCGGDTSFNLTSQKTLLIGNLDPAQTTVSYHLSLTDAQNNLNAIASPTNYVVAASTLTAASSKTIYARINNNGTVTTNYFNVIVSPIFIFSSGVKPITCSNEKATVYITGLGGKQPIQFSSDNITFNDTSTITDVVPGTYTFFVKDALGCVASGDVTVNPYLPLSITDHAKKDVNCIGRDNGEITANFQGGTAPYTYSLLNSTGTVLKSYKNSYLNTGFGGLKPGTYGIRITDEHSCSTEITQIEIVQPTSIIISATSTPAACTSNTGTITASATGGIPPYTYSITNGGYEAKNVFTNLSPGIYTVYTKDANECLTYTSNVEVKSVGSGPNITATGTNAMCYGSKDGSITVSVTGGQAPYQYSINNNTYIASNVFTNLYSGTYSIKVKDANGCISELIYTITNPLPITASFTVEGQTITINSPQGGVAPYKYSLDGIHYVTSNVFTGLTAGAYTVKVKDAQGCEITMIATIPPGLTTAILKNLDCNGAATITVTGIGGQSPYTYSINGGPYQASNVFNNLTEGSYFVTVKDAVNSVSVTNTITIAPYIPLTAAVTNTPITNCSINYDSTITITASGGQAPYQYSANSINNFQASNMFFGAAPGTHIVNVKDANGCLFTTSLVIESPASLVVNAIVTQAAVCGGKDSVTMNATGGQSPYTYSFTGGNTFSAVNTNELSPGGYTLFVKDNNGCIASTYITITFSTLPVSTLLTVTNTTTTNSNDGSITMSASGGTAPYTYSLLNSNNVVLVPEQTSSIFNNLAPGTYGVIVKDAKGCSSMLMRVTIAAPAVLTSIATVTPVSCINEKGSITVKAIGGIAPYEYSFNSQPYTSNNVFNNLYPGVYHIDTRDTSGYVTSLSVTISPLTPLTVNVYHTDANCYGDNSGSIAINAAGGSGLYTYSLSKNGMIIIPNSINTIFSNLSAGSYTVTTTDANSACIMSVEVYITEPAMLFATLVVDDQKITVHTTGGNGSYDYSLDWLGYQTNNIFTNVSYGIHQVLVRDQNGCALAINVSIDPPAPLIDGKNTTTIEFTAGQTLGDLVVQGQNIKWYSTSSLAGKTNKSADASLPLSTILVDGTTYYASQTINGIESPERLAVTAKVKGSLSTPDFVLPNFAYYPNPVEHTLSISNTSNIDEVEIISVSGKSILAKKINNTQSEIDLSNVSSGFYFLKVKSEGQVKTIKIVKK
- a CDS encoding YceI family protein — its product is MITTWTIDSNQSDVLIKMRHSIIAYLGGTTNKFDGYVNIEDNEIEDASVEFSLDINNKADSFQQIDTHLQLNDLFNVNEHPIISFKSTSFQKLNNNINFFKGDLTIKDVTKVVELDAEFIGINSYNGERKVAFEIKGDIKRQDFGLDYNSYNHNGGLALGKDIKLIANLEFSI
- a CDS encoding TetR/AcrR family transcriptional regulator is translated as MKEKIIAKASDLFLKLGFKSVTMDDIAGEMCISKKTIYKYFCNKEVLIEESTSMVHRQVHEIIDSIVAKNHNAIQENFEIREMFRDMFKNNIDTSPIYQLKKHYPEIYQNVLSHEIDQCTQYFTENIQKGIREKLYRPELNIEIYVKFYYTLIFHINENTISEREAQEIELEALEYHTRAMATPDGILELEKQLKKIIT
- a CDS encoding efflux RND transporter permease subunit, with the translated sequence MKLAEISIKRPSLVIVLFTILTLGGLFSYSQLGYELIPKFEQNVITISTIYPGASPSEVENTVTKKIEDAIASLENVKKIDSKSYESLSIVSITLTSNAKVDFSLNDAQRKINAIISDLPDDVKTPALTKFSLSDLPIMTLGANGKMDEAEFYDLIDKKIAPILSRVQGVAQVNIIGGSEREIQVNLDAVKMQGYGLSVPQVQQNILTSNLDFPTGNIQTRNQKILIRLAGKYKSVEELRNLVVSSQNGIQIRLGEIADVQDTQKIAEKISRVDQKSAIVLQIVKQSDANAVAVSEQLLKTIATLEKDYSKNKLKLEVAKDSTIFTLEAADSVVHDLLIAVVLVAFVMLFFLHSIRNSLIVMVSIPASLIATFIGIYLMGYTLNLMSLLGLSLVVGILVDDAIVVLENIYRHMEMGKSRIRASYDGTAEIGGTVTSITLVIVVVFLPIAMSSGLVSNIITQFCVTVIISTMLSLLASFTIIPWLSSRYGKLEHIEGKNLFGRIILGFESYLTRFTNWVSELLTWCLDHYIKTIIVVVVLFFASTIGLMGGGFIGGEFFASSDSGEFLVQIEMPKDASLEQTNFMTQKAEAYLKAQEYVHSQITTVGQTSEGFGASQATAYKAEIDVKMIEQKDRTDDANVYAAKIKRKLEKVLVGAKVKTVPVGILGTAEDATLGLIVTGPSTEAAMKFAKLAEAELRTIPGTTEIKLTVEDGNPEINVKVDRDKMAALGLTLQTVGLTMQTAFSGNTDGKYRAGEYEYDINIRYNAFDRKSITDVSNLIFVNAAGQQIKLSQFADITEGAGPSQLERRDKSASVTVKGQNVGVPSGTIVQQWQVKLDKLEKPAGVNYIWGGDQENQSEGFGTLGIALLAAIILVYLVMVGLYDSFVHPFVVLFAIPLSFIGAMLALALTNNSLNIFTILGIIMLIGLVCKNAIMLVDYTNQRRAAGESIRTALIQANHARLRPILMTTIAMVFGMFPIALASGAGAEWKNGLAWVIIGGLISSLFLTLIVVPVIYNIMEKIIARVSKGEKIDYEAEMVADYVPAEVSEDGFNPKHTH
- a CDS encoding efflux RND transporter periplasmic adaptor subunit; translation: MKKTIITIVVIIAALALIGFILNNNKKENKAKTDVVAEKNAAVSVKVTPVKTEEISLDFVANGNFQPIQELTFSAEKSGKVISVLAKEGDYVRVGQTLLTVRGDVINVSAQQAQAVYQNAKSDYARYENAFKTGGVTKQQLDQAKLALTNAQSSLTQANINVGDTKVKAPINGFINKKYIEPGSILAGMPATALFDIVNVSKLKLVVTVNETQVASLKVGNQIKVTASVYPDKTFSGKITFIASKADESLNFPVEIEIANNANNDLKAGMYGTANFASNQQKQNLMVVPRNAFVGSVSSNEIFVVEKGIAKLRKVTAGRILGDKVEIINGLSDGETVIITGQINLQDGNTVEIIK